A window of Clostridia bacterium contains these coding sequences:
- a CDS encoding tetratricopeptide repeat protein — protein sequence MLTVAEKTAIPRAARAAIVVGMIALMLIIIAPLHSLATAAPDEAIAAADLRWTKRTDPKEADQLITMLEETDRESPMDAEVLWRLARAYWWKGCGLAKDDRKGRIEWFEKAKSAAKNGTEADPRNDNAFYWLASSIGETGTAKGILQSLFMAKPMREALERCIALNPDRADAHRVLAELYRQLPGPPLSIGNRQKALEEARTAMRLDSEPSAHQLTLARCLIAVKEYREAREILNTLLMMAPDIEDPQGALDDQAAARKELAAIAGK from the coding sequence ATGTTGACCGTGGCCGAGAAGACAGCCATCCCCAGGGCAGCCCGTGCTGCCATCGTTGTCGGTATGATAGCGCTGATGCTGATCATCATCGCGCCCCTCCATTCACTGGCAACGGCTGCCCCGGACGAGGCGATTGCCGCGGCAGATCTGCGCTGGACGAAGAGAACAGATCCAAAGGAAGCTGACCAGCTGATCACCATGCTTGAGGAAACGGACCGGGAGTCCCCAATGGATGCCGAGGTGTTGTGGAGGCTCGCAAGGGCCTACTGGTGGAAGGGTTGTGGGCTCGCGAAGGATGACCGAAAAGGTCGGATCGAGTGGTTTGAGAAGGCAAAGAGCGCGGCCAAGAACGGCACTGAGGCGGACCCCAGGAACGATAATGCCTTCTACTGGCTTGCTTCATCTATTGGTGAGACCGGCACTGCGAAGGGGATTCTGCAGAGCTTGTTCATGGCGAAGCCCATGAGAGAAGCTCTGGAACGCTGCATTGCTCTGAATCCGGATCGAGCAGATGCCCACAGAGTATTGGCGGAGCTGTACAGGCAGTTGCCAGGGCCTCCGCTGTCCATCGGCAACCGCCAGAAAGCGCTCGAAGAGGCAAGGACCGCGATGAGGCTCGACTCGGAGCCATCTGCTCACCAGCTCACTCTGGCAAGGTGCCTGATTGCTGTGAAGGAATACCGGGAAGCCAGGGAAATCCTGAACACGCTCCTCATGATGGCGCCTGACATTGAGGACCCTCAGGGCGCCCTTGATGACCAGGCGGCAGCGAGGAAAGAGCTTGCGGCCATCGCGGGGAAATGA
- a CDS encoding TMEM165/GDT1 family protein — MFKVAMSTFICVFLAELGDKTQLATMMLVAEGKSPWAVFVGSAAALVVASLVGVLAGGLVARYVPASWVRVAAGSGFVVLGVLLLIGKF; from the coding sequence GTGTTTAAGGTAGCCATGTCGACGTTCATCTGCGTTTTCCTTGCCGAACTCGGGGATAAGACCCAGCTTGCCACGATGATGCTTGTGGCGGAGGGGAAGTCGCCCTGGGCGGTGTTCGTGGGATCGGCTGCTGCTCTGGTAGTGGCGTCCCTAGTTGGAGTGCTGGCCGGAGGTCTGGTGGCCAGGTACGTCCCTGCTTCGTGGGTGCGGGTGGCCGCAGGTTCAGGCTTTGTGGTGCTCGGTGTCCTGTTGCTCATAGGGAAATTTTAG
- a CDS encoding GNAT family N-acetyltransferase, which produces MEKAWAKGVEYWITPASAIEMDALVDLFNDAYSQYYVDTHVTPDRLMNLIDREDISVENSFIVSSGQYPVGVVFLAIRGERGYICGMGVRLVYQGRGLGELLMRRAIYQARTLKLSSLQLDEVDRNFRAEALYRKLGFVQVRTLGMWNRDGLPPPIAVPERGAIDVILSSARSRDVLPMSMVFNEVRPCWQNEVVSLGRLSPKFSAYVASCGSAPCGYVLFGDTLQGLYLVDFAVSPQFTSDERESIGEMLIARIDEETRSTASRAFNMPLGGYQEKALRATGFALTLLQQEMVLCLR; this is translated from the coding sequence GTGGAGAAGGCCTGGGCGAAAGGTGTGGAATACTGGATCACTCCAGCATCCGCCATTGAGATGGATGCTCTGGTTGATCTATTCAACGATGCGTACAGCCAGTACTATGTTGATACGCACGTGACTCCCGATCGCCTGATGAACCTGATTGATAGGGAAGACATTTCCGTGGAGAATTCGTTCATCGTCAGTTCAGGTCAGTACCCTGTTGGCGTCGTTTTCCTGGCAATTCGCGGAGAGCGCGGCTACATCTGCGGCATGGGAGTTCGCTTGGTCTATCAAGGGCGCGGCCTCGGCGAGTTGCTTATGCGGAGAGCGATCTACCAGGCCAGAACGCTCAAGCTCAGTTCCCTGCAGCTTGATGAGGTGGACCGCAATTTCCGTGCAGAGGCACTCTACCGCAAGCTGGGTTTTGTTCAAGTGCGGACCCTTGGCATGTGGAACCGGGATGGGCTTCCGCCGCCCATTGCTGTGCCGGAGCGGGGAGCAATCGATGTCATACTCAGCTCCGCGAGGAGCCGAGACGTTCTGCCCATGTCGATGGTGTTCAACGAAGTGAGGCCCTGCTGGCAGAATGAGGTAGTGTCCTTAGGCAGGCTCTCCCCCAAGTTCTCAGCCTACGTGGCGAGCTGCGGTTCTGCTCCGTGCGGATATGTGCTTTTCGGAGATACGCTTCAGGGGCTTTACCTTGTAGACTTCGCCGTGTCCCCGCAGTTCACCTCGGATGAACGGGAGAGCATAGGCGAGATGCTGATCGCAAGAATCGATGAAGAGACGCGATCCACCGCTTCTCGTGCCTTCAACATGCCTCTGGGAGGGTATCAGGAGAAAGCGCTTCGGGCGACTGGATTTGCGCTGACCCTTCTGCAACAGGAGATGGTGCTGTGTTTAAGGTAG